In the Triplophysa dalaica isolate WHDGS20190420 chromosome 8, ASM1584641v1, whole genome shotgun sequence genome, ATTGAAGCCATACAATACCTTAACAGTGATTGAAAACGTTGTTCAGGAAACCAGAGGCATAACCTGAAAATTGTTTTCAAATACGATGCTTCCTTATTCTTGTGTATCTCCAAATGAGTCATTCGGCCGTcctctatttaaaaaatgtgttggaCTGCTGCCATCAAAACATAAAgcttctttaaaatgtcaatcaACATAAAAAGATCAGTAGAGAATAAAACTTTGGAGTGGCTCATATCAGATATCAGGGCTGTCCAGTGTTTTGAGTTTTATGCCACTGTGTCCTGGTCATCAGTGATGGCTGGCTGAAGAACAGCAGATAGTAAAGCTTTGCATTAGTTGTGAGATCATGATCTGTAAactaaaagttattttttatattcctgATGTTGTGGAGTCAAAGTTTTTGACATCTGATGTGTGAACATTACCCATGATTCATGGTGACCTGACATAGCAGAGTTGTAATTGAAGCGGGTCAAACACTGAACCTTGTAACCCCTCTGTTCTCAACAAAATCTTCAGCGTGTGTGAAAAGACTGAAAGCCACGCAGAGTTGTACTGGTTTTAATCTGATCAGTAGACAGGTCAAGCTGGATGAGGACAGATGATGTTCTTGAGCTTTGAGCTTCAGTAAGTAATAGTAGCTCtcttgagacattgttgagctCTGGTTCAGAACATCGTGAATTGTGGGTGAATGATCCCTTTAAAGCTCATCCACACTGAATGTTACATTCAATCTGATATCTTAATATCTGTACAGGTCAGCATTGATTCATGAACCCCATAGAGCTAGTTCAATTATTATTACAGCCGTGAATTTGAAGTGCTGTGAACAGAACATTTGCAGACTGACACCTGTAATTAAACTGTTAAATGTCTGTTTAGTGATGTTCTGTGCTGTAAGTGTGCTGCTACTGTGCCATTAAAACACTCAATGACCTCCACAATCCTACACGTATGTGTTTGCCCCAAGTTTTCCTGTAGGTCAGGGTTGCCTCACTTAAAAGCTGTGTGAATGCAGCCATTATCATCTAAACAGAGTTCATGGTTtagttcaaaacaaacacaaatctgTGATCGAGCAGGAACATATAAGTAAGTTTATAATAATGAGAGAGATGTACCAAGACTGAGCccattattcagagtgatatctgccacTAATGATTCTGAAGATTATGTTAATATCATTgcactttctgaatgttattaattcatataataacTAGTATTTTTGAACATCAAGCTGGAGATGTTTCAGAGCATAAATTATTTGCATGTTCTTGTCATGATTCTCATTGAagacccaagtgcagacagcaGGTGGCAGCAacaataatattgtttatttaagaataaaacaaaaacccacgatggggggaAAAACACAATAACCAAAGACTTTACAAAAGGCAAACAAAAacttcccacaagggggcaAAACAAGAACTAAACCCAAGGCAACAACAAGGCAAGGATAAGGCACGATTGGAATCAGGACCAAGAAAAGctacaatacaaaacaaaccagcacaagacaaagaacacGAGGGCATTATAAGGGGAAActaacacaggataattaacaagcGGCAGGTGTTTGTAATGAGACACTGGTGGAAAGCTAAACGGGGCACCAGGACCAGGCACAGAGTATAGAAGGCCGAAAGCttcaaaatctctctctccacataaaacctaaGGCTTCGCCATGAATCTGCCACAAGACCGAGattagacatgacatgatgaggaaGATTCATGTCATGATAGTTcttgtcctcttttgattgacaggatatattggCCCTGATCattaactgtttttaaactattaacATAAACCTCAATACCGATTGTTGGTCGATATATCAGTGCATTTCTTATAGTATAATTGATCCTTTTGGTTCAGATTTTGTGGGAGGTGTCAGTTTGACATCGTTTGACTTTAACCCACGTAAAGAGATGTAAAGAAACACACTTTAGGGTGATTCAGctttaagaaacaaaacaagaagGACAGAGAACAGACAGATGATCTACAACAACTGACCACACgattaacacacaaacacctgctgAGAATACAAAGAATCGTAACCAATCAACAGAAGAACATATATGACACATTTTATGAGCACACAGCCTGTCTTCCACACACCAGTTCTTGGGTTTGACATCATTCTACAGAGACACAACACAAGCAGCTGATGTGAATGTCTCTTACAActgtatttgtcttttaatgatgtattcatttattatcttagctttgtgtttttgtccAAAGAAGATCCAGATTAAAGtgtaaacacatactgtatgtgccaCAACATAGAACAACATGCTATACTTCTGTTCCTGTGAATGAAGATGCTATTATTGAGATATCAATCACAACAAAACTCCTGTGTTTGGAAGAACTGCACTTTTTCTACATTCAAGTTTACACTTCTGAACACATTTCAGTGGTTTACGATCTAAATTGGAATTGGATTGTTAATAGGAATGAAGGGTTGTCATGAGGAATAGTTTGCCTGCTATTCCTCCACTAGATGTTATGATGTTTAGTGAGATGTTATGGAGTTATAAAGGTAAAGACCACATGTTGAATGTCCCGATTCACATTCTATCCACCCTAAACAGTGCTCCAGATGAAACAGTGTTGGGCAAGTAACCTATAAAAAGTCcttcattactagttactaatgacatattcaatagtgcgATTAGACAAATGATTCTCTCCAAAAGTATTTcatattgtagtagagtaggcggggcgagaccgtggttcgagtccggtgagtaattgtgaattagtgccagctgtgcgcacaccggcctcgaatcacgtaggagatgggagcatataaaaggaatgagtgaccggaccgtcgaagagagaggaccgggcccgaacttgttttacgtttgtatttatttatatatatatttgttgtttatgttatgttcgccggcggtcgtccgtgaggggccgccggctgttatattaatttattaaatgtttaaatgtttgccggttcccgactccttccttccttttaatgaattgtGTTACACATATATTATTACTCATGAGTTTCTATATCCttcatcaaccttgattagttcagtgattcaaagacagacatgaaacggctcttttaattcattaataataatattaaactacatgaAGTATAATTAATAACTGACCAAAGATTAAAGAACAGATAGTCTGCACTttgagataataaaacattttaaagttaaactttGAATTCTGATGTCAGTTCCactatttcacacacacacacacacacacacacacacacaaacacacatatatgaCACACAGTATTTAGAGATATCACCACTGAAGTATCGTAGATTAGACCTTATTGATGTAAGACTGGAGCTGACCACAGACATTTCAGACGTGACCGTGAAGTCTCCTTAAAGACACTTACCCAGAAACATCTTACAAACTCGTTGGCAAAGAAACATTTGTGTCATTAATTTATCAAAGTGTCATTACATATAAACATACGTCCTAAATCctaacacgtgtgtgtgttgttcaggGGCGTGTGCACACAGGCTCCGTGTTACTGTCTCATCATGGAGTACTGTGCACAGGGACAGCTGTATGAAGTGCTGCGAGCCGGCAGAAAGATCACACCGTCACTGCTGGTGGACTGGGCCATGGGCATCGCCGGAGGAATGAACTACCTCCACCTTCACAAGATCATCCACAGAGATCTCAAATCACCAAAGtacatcaacacacacacactttcatttcctCTACATCAGCTGTCAGTCCTGCAAGAGTTTTTCTCTTAAATCCAATAAAAAGCCTTTTAGGTCTTTAGTAGCTTTACACGAGAATGACAGGAGGAGGGACAGCAGTCTTGTGTGTGTCTCTTAGAGATTTTGCATGTGTTGTGTTACAGTATGTTGATCACACACGATGATCTGGTGAAGATCTCAGACTTCGGCACGTCTAAAGAACTCCGAGATAAGAGCACCAAGATGTCGTTTGCTGGCACCGTGGCCTGGATGGCACCCGAGGTCATCCGAAATGAACCCGTGTCTGAGAAAGTGGATATCTGGTATGAGATCTACAGCGGATGCGAGAGCGACAGCAGATCGAGCCGCTCGTTGATTGGTTGATGtgtgaatgatgtcatctgcagGTCATTTGGTGTTGTGCTGTGGGAGATGCTGACCGGTGAGATCCCGTATAAAGACGTGGACTCCTCCGCCATCATATGGGGTGTCGGAAACAACAGCCTGCAGCTTCCACTTCCAGAAAGCTGCCCAGACGGATTCAAGATCCTCCTCAGACAGTGCTGGTGAGCCGTGCTCCACCCAAATGGGTTTAAACACCAGTGTTAAGAGAGCACTGTGGCCgatataacacaaatacaattatATGAGAACATGACAGACGGACAGAAAGTTGGTGAAACTAAATGAACAATTATTGTGTGTTACAGTAGTAACAGACTTAAACACATGGAAGGTCCACACATGACATTGCATGAATTGTGGGCAGCTTAACATGGTGTACACTTTACTGCGGTCACTACATTACTGAGTGTCAAATGCCTGCTTTACATATTGGTGACATTTCTATGAATAAAATGCCAACTGTACGTCCAACAGTAACACGGAGGGTGCTGTATGGCGGCCAGACAGAAAAATATCAtccatgtttaaaaatacatcaaCCGATATACTGTTGAGACAccatcagacagacagagagagcgtTTGGGCTCTGACATTATTAGAAATGTAGAAATGAGAGACAACAGTTTTAACTcttgtaatgtgtgtgtgtctgtgtaggAACTGCAAACCCAGGAACAGGCCGTCATTCAGACAGATTCTGTTGCATTTGGACATCGCCTCTGCAGACGTGCTGTCTACACCACAGGAGACGTACTTTAAATCACAGGTGAACTATACAACACAACAACTCTGTACTGCACAACATCTGATGGTTTGATTCATCAAGGATTCGCTATTtcgttttttatacatttacatttacatttaggcatttaggcacttattacagggacaatcccactggagcaacatggagtaaagtgtcttgctcaaggacacactggtggtggatgctgctTATAGACTTCACAATCAGTTCAAAAACTCAGAACACAATCCCAATattcacactgtgtgtgtgtgtgtgtgtgtgtgcgtgcgtgcgtgtttgtgcatgtgtgtgtgcgtgtgcatgtgtgtgtgcgtgtgcatgtgtgcaggCGGAGTGGCGTGAGGAGGTGAAGCAGCACTTTGAGAAGATAAAGTCTGAGGGAACGTGTCTTCATCGTCTGGATGAAGAGTTGATAAACCGCCGTCGAGAGGAGCTCAGGTGAAGACATGACATCATCTCAAACTCATCGTTCATGTTTGAGTTTAATCTCAGAGTGATTGTCTACTTCTTCAGTGTTTAAGGGGTCAGGTGATGTTTGTTGAATAATAAGGTTGGATATAAGCttgtcattgtgtttgtgtgtgtgtgtaacagacACGCTCTTGACATCAGAGAACACTATGAGAGAAAACTGGAGAGAGCTAATAATCTTTACATGGAACTCAATGCCGTCATGCTACAGCTGGAGCTCAAAGAGAAAGAGCTGCTCCggtaaaaaatattctttcataTCTCCTTTCATTTCCTGCTTCTTCTCAAATAGTCACTAGGCTTTAATTGAtcatgatctctctctctctctctctctctctctgtgtgcagGAGAGAACAATGTCTGGACAAGAAATATCCCAGCCTCTTCAAACATCACCCCTCAACCACAGTAGACAAACTCATCAAGAAGCGAAGTGTCCCGCAGAAACTGCCCCCCCACGGCAAGAGGTGATGATGATCACCAccacacaaaagaatatatcaCTCCATCAGCAGCAGAAGATGCGTCTCATTTAACCTTTATTGTCTTTCATATTAAGGCCGGATCTCCTGAGGTCAGAGATCATTCTGCCTAAGATGGATGCTGGCGTGCTCCAGGTGAACGTCCCACCCTGTGCGAAACCCACCTCGCCGAGCCGCGCTCGCAGGGTGAAAACTCGCCACCGGAGGAGCGGCCGAGGCAGCAGCGGGGATCTCTCAGCCGCCAAACATTCATCTGCCCCTCCCAGCCGAGAGAGAGAGCCCACCCTGCCCAGCGCCCCCACGCCCGCTCCACCCCTCACCGAAACAGATCCAGGGACCGCGGCGGGGGAGGGTCAGCTGGAGCCGCCCCCGTTAAAGCTGTCCTCCTCCAGCCCCGATCTGCTGTGCTCCACCCGCCGTGTGGAAAACGGGGTCAGCGGAGCTGTGGCGACCGAAGCCCTGGGCGGAGAAACGGCGGGCGGGGCCGGGGTGGGCTTAGATGAGACTCCGCCCAGAAGTGACACGGCGAGCGAGGACGCGGCCTCGCTGCCGTTCTCCAGCAGTCCTGACTCGCCCTGCTGCGGCAGAAGTGGAGCTGTGGGCCGCGCTCAtgcagaggagagagaggagggcATCGGAGCCATTCGGTTACCCAGAGGATCCAGCGGAAGTCACCTGACCCCGTCTGCCATTCTGTACAGAGCTGCCATCACACGCAAACAGGTAGAgatgacacaattttctttCAATCCTATGAAATGTGGTGAAACAGAATTCATATAAAGCATAGCCTATTTATGAACATTTCTATATGAGTTCTACAGCTGGATCTAAACATGTGCGTCTCCAAAACACTGAATCCGCATGACAGCGATGAGTTCATCCTCATAAACTGATCTTGAACTCGTGTCCGATCACCTCTAAACATGCGTGTGAATTCTCTCATGTTGTATGTGTTGTTCGTTCACCAGCGGCGTGGCGTCTCATCTGAAGAAGAGGAGGGTGAGGTGGACAGTGAGGTTGAGTTACCAAGACGACGGTAAGAATCAAGAGTAGCAGGTCACGTGAGTCTAGCTTGCATCAGTCGTTCACAGGTGCAGCTAATCGACATTAACCATCagtcacacaacacacaccagATTAAAGATGCATTGCTCTGCTTCTTATCAGCCGCTTAATCCTGCTcaaacccacctccatccccatctccaCCAGACCTGCTGTATCTGTCGGATCTTTTCATTGAATCCTGTTAAACATCATGAACTCTTCTGGTTCTTCATTATGCATTTGggtgatgcttttatccaaagcgacttacgttgcatcatcctatacatttgtttcttagtATGTTTCTCCAGGTAGGGGACATGTACTGCTGAAATGCCAGGCTGTACGGACAGGCGGCGATTTTTCCCAGAACAGTTTCATTCCGCCAACCTTAAATAttgatattgtttaaatatttggcgacagtggtcctgacagaaattcataaaatggtcagttctggtccttgattctaaTTGGCTGAGCCGACTTCTAAGCTGTTATATAATACCCAGACTTATAACAGCTGACTGCATTACATAGCcaaaaaatcactttatttactttatttgatcaaatcttgcttatttgaaaaaacttttatttgtcattttatttaagttgaccgtttatttgtcattttatttaagttgatcgtttatttgtcattttatttaattgatcgtttatttgccattttatttaagttgatcgtttatttgtcattttatttaattgatcgtttatttgtcattttatttaattgatcgtttatttgccattttatttaagttgatcgtttatttatcattttatttaacttgatcgtttatttgtcattttatttaagttgatcgtttatttgtcattttatttaagttgatcgtttatttatcattttatttaacttgatcgtttatttgtcattttatttaagttgatcatttatttgtcattttatttaagttgatcgtttatttgtcattttatttatgttgaatgtttatttgtcattttatttatgttgaacgtttatttgtcattttatttaagttgatcgtttatttgtcattttatttaagttgatcgtttatttgtcattttatttaagttgatcgtttatttgtcattttatttaagttgatcgtttatttgtcattttatttaagttgatcgtttatttgtcattttatttaagttgatcgtttatttgtcattttatttaagttgatcgtttatttgtcattttatttaagttgatcgtttatttgtcattttatttaagttgatcgtttatttgtcattttatttatgttgatctttatttgtcattttatttaagttgatcgtttatttgtcattttatttaagttgatctttatttgtcattttatttatgttgaacgtttatttgtcattttatttaagttgatcgtttatttgtcattttatttaagttgatcgtttatttgtcattttatttatgttgatctttatttgtcattttatttatgttgaacgtttatttgtcattttatttaagttgatcgtttatttgtcattttatttaagttgatcgtttatttgtcattttatttaagttgatcgtttatttgtcattttatttaagttgatcgtttatttgtcattttatttatgttgatcgtttatttgtcattttatttatgttgaatgtttatttgtcattttatttatgttgaacgtttatttgtcattttatttaagttgatcgtttatttgtcattttatttaagttgatcgtttatttgtcattttatttaagttgatcgtttatttgtcattttatttaagttgatcgtttatttgtcattttatttaagttgatcgtttatttgtcattttatttaagttgatcgtttatttgtcattttctttaagTTGatcgtttatttgtcattttatttatgttgatctttatttgtcattttatttaattgatcgtttatttgccattttatttatgttgatcgtttatttgtcattttatttaagttgatcgtttatttgtcattttatttaagttgatcgtttatttgtcattttatttatgttgatctttatttgtcattttatttaattgatcgtttatttgccattttatttatgttgatcgtttatttgccattttatttatgttgatcgtttatttgccattttatttatgttgatctttatttgtcattttatttaattgatcgtttatttgccattttatttatgttgatcgtttatttgccattttatttatgttgatcgtttatttgccattttatttaagttgatcgtttatttgtcattttatttatgttgaacgtttatttgtcatttatttattcttttgtaCTTAAAAAAGTGATGTGAAAGATGCTTATTTTGTGCTCTCTGTGTCATTAACAGCCGGCCAACCAGCATCACCAAATGTCAGTCTGTGTCCACCTTCAGTTCAGAGAATCTGTCCGTGTCAGAGGGGGAGGAGGGTCACACCACTGACCACTCCCACAGCGGCACGCCTGACGTGGTCAGCACCAATACAGACGAGCGTCTGGATGACCGCAGCGATGACCTCATCTCTCAGGGCTCAGAGATCCCCGCTGACATCACTGAGCCTACGCTGTCTGAAAGAGCAGCTGCCGCCCTCGAGCTGGAGAGAGCCAACTTTGACCTGGAGCAAAATATCCTGGaggtacacaaacaaacacacgcactgACGTGAACCCAGAACAGATGAACGGatatataatgtgtgtgtgtgatccaCAGACTCGTGCTCTGTGTGAGGATTCAGACTGTGACAGCGCTGAACTCGACCAATCAGGGAGTGGAGAGCCCAGTCGTCCGCCGAGCGCCGGAGGATGGGGTCAGGCTCCTCAAAACTGAACCAGCACACATGCTGACTCTCACTGACACCCTGCCGAACTGACGAACTCAACACAACCGtgtaaaaaagaagaaatcctCTGGTCAAAACAATGTTGTGATTGTAAACTGCCTCGTGACCAGGGCATCGTCACGGAAACAAACTCATCAGGAAGAGCATCTCACCATCACCCCGTCAGCTATAGCTGTGTTTGTCTTGTTAGTCTTCATTTGTAGTGCAGATACACATGAGCGAGCGTTCACATGCTAAAGATTCAGTGTGTAGTGTTTACATGGGGACTGACTACACAACACTACTATGTACTGGTAGAAGGTGCACGTCTCACATGACCGTCATGCCCTGAAtatcatgtaaatatatatttaggtcacacacactgtaacacacaaCGATAAAGAGGGTTAGGGTTCAGACAATAGCAGATGTGTATCATGAACACAAGTATACAAACACTCTTCCGTTACCTCTTCTCTACTTTTTCTTTTCTAGGGACATGCAATATGTACATTTCAACTGATTTTAAAgaagcacttttattttctgtacaaacaaaggaaaatcacaaacaacaataatattaaaaaaaactatgtaTATAAATTTTAGCTTGCAAGATGTAGATGTATGAGAAGTGTAAAGTCCTGAAGATGcatgatatacatttttatgtattttaatttttaaatcaattgtttttatacatctaaAGAAATGTTTGCACTTTTTTACCTTGAATGTGTAATAACGTTGTGTTGCTTGTAGGCACTTTACAGTAGGATGTTTATATACACGatcaaatattgtatttatgatACGATAATAATGAGAGATGCCCATCTCCAGCATAAGTTAttaagacatgttttaaaaaaacaccgtAAACCACATCATCTTTCTTTTTTGAAGCCATGACTTTAGGTGTAAATTGAGCTTTATATGCAGGgaggggtaaagagtaaagtGTAAGaagactgtaaaaatgtaaaagtggaAAATTGTTCAAACTATTGGAAGCCCTGTTGTGAATTATTATCGTTTAAATTCTGCGATTAGTTTACACGGATGTAGACAGCAATAATCTGACTATGACAGTAATCTTaatttgaaaaacatatttctgaTGATTGTGACACATTTGGAATAAGCATGACTGAACTGACATGTGGACTATTTTAATCGCATTACTGCAGAAATGTAAACTCTTCTTGTACAGCAATCAGATCGCTTGATAACACCTTTTACCTTCcaatgtttgtgaaaataaaatatatcagtatAAAATCACTGCTGTCTTGTATTATGATGATTTACAGTTCATTTAACAGTTACGTCTTCCGTATGTACACATGAGGATCTTGATCTAATGGGAATTCAGGAATCCAGTGtggatttaaattaaaatgggtTCTCACGGGTTCTGTTGTCTTttgtccggtgtagacatgtGATCTCAGAATTATATGATGCGCTGCTGACGGGGTTAGGGTTAACCCTAACCCCTCAGAACTCATGACGTCACTCAGTGCTCATGTTTGCGGAGACTGTAGATTATGTTAATTGTCTGGGACGTTATTCATCAGTGTTAGAAAAGATCCTTCAACAAGCTCAAAAGAGGAGAGATTTTATCATCCGATTTTCCTGAAGGATTTTGTAAGATTCTGTCTTGACATTGTAGAGCTACTTACAGTAATATCAGAAAAGGGACTCATTTTACAAAGGTGTACAAATGACTTAGTGGTTCAAACCGGTTCTCCCTTATTTCAATCCTTAATACCTTTCTTAATGGACTGAGGATTTGAGTCAGGTGTGTTATATAGGGGAGACACAGTTGTTCACTAGGACCATCACTTTACGGAAGAACGATGAGCGCATCCTCGCAGCGCTGAGAAAAGACATGGTGGTCACGTGACACCGAGTGTGATCCGCTTCAGCCTCAACATTCTGTGATCAAAGCGCATAGAAACCACCCGCACACAAGTGAAAATACTGTGATTAAGAATAAAACAATGAGATTCATGATTCAGATCGATCCGTCACAGAAAGCGTCTGAAGCTCCGCCCATTTCCCTGAGCTGTTGGATGCGAAGCGTCAGAGACACGCCCTGAATCCGCATCCCTCATGACAACAGCATCAGCATCAGCAGCATCATCACTGCAGGAGAAGCTTTACAGCGCCAAATAACCGCCGCATCAACGACGAGACGTTTAATAAGTGTAAACGATcatcttttatccaaagctttgATCGGTGCTCAAGTTTAGACATTTGACGCCGCGTTTACTTCGACGATCCGCCGCCGCCATTTGCTCGAGTTCAGGCCGTTGCTCAGGCTTCATCTCGCGCTCTGATATATACATCTGATCTCGTGTTTTATTCTCAGTTTGATCTCGAGGTTAGTGTGACATCATGACGGACGCGGTGTCTGAGTGTAATATTAAAGTGTTGTGTCGCTTCAGGCCTTTGAATAAGGCCGAAATCCTGCGAGGGGACAAATTCCTGCCCACCTTTCAAGGAGACGACACCGTCACCATCGGGGTGAGAGAAACACTCAACagtcatgacatcatcacagcgACCTTAAATACACTTcattatatttcaatatttgtgtgtgttatatcATTATTGTTCGTGATATTATGTAAtgacatctcatctcatctgtgCTCTGTCACTCATCGTGTTGTTGGTGACGACCATCTCGTgtactgtgtgtatgtgtacagtatgtgtacagtatgtgaacagtatgtgtacagtatgtgtacagtatgtgtacagtatgtgtatgttgTGATGGGTTAAGAGGACTGTTTCGAGTGATGCTTTGAATGAAGGGAGTGGCAGGTGATGTACGGCTGTAAAGATGGAAATAAATCAATACTGAGTAGAATATCAGCTGTGTGATATAgagaatatgtgtgtgtgtgtgttataaagcactcctctctctctctctctctctttctctctctctctctctctctctctctctctctctctctctctctctctctctctctctctctctctctctctctctctctctctctctctctctctctctttctctctctctctctctctcactctcactctcactctcactctcactcactctctctctctttctctctctgtctgtctctctctttctctctctctctctctctctctctccctctctctctctccctctctctctctctctctctctctctctctctctctctctctatctctctctctttctctctctctctctctctcactctcactctcactcactctctctctctctctctttctctctctgtctgtctctctctctctctctctctctctctctctctctctctctctctctctctctctctatctttctcactcactctctctctctctctctctctctctttctctctctctctctctctctctctctctctctctctctctctctcattctcactctctctctctttctctctctgtctgtctctctctttctctctctctctctctctctctctctctctctctctctctctctttctctctctctctctctctctctctctctctctctctctctctctct is a window encoding:
- the map3k12 gene encoding mitogen-activated protein kinase kinase kinase 12, which gives rise to MACVHEQHAPSPSLSGFSTPLSDPPFCRPDPEVPASTPDTELTPTQCVLRNVLSIDPVGGGSANHTHSNSPTLSDEPANFSNSVLKLQEGGAEGGAVRNQSDSFRLQAGGGGFLEGLFGCLKPVWTMIGKAYSTEHKQSQEELWEVPFEEISELQWVGSGAQGAVFLGKFHGEEVAVKKVRDIKETEIKHLRKLKHPNIITFKGVCTQAPCYCLIMEYCAQGQLYEVLRAGRKITPSLLVDWAMGIAGGMNYLHLHKIIHRDLKSPNMLITHDDLVKISDFGTSKELRDKSTKMSFAGTVAWMAPEVIRNEPVSEKVDIWSFGVVLWEMLTGEIPYKDVDSSAIIWGVGNNSLQLPLPESCPDGFKILLRQCWNCKPRNRPSFRQILLHLDIASADVLSTPQETYFKSQAEWREEVKQHFEKIKSEGTCLHRLDEELINRRREELRHALDIREHYERKLERANNLYMELNAVMLQLELKEKELLRREQCLDKKYPSLFKHHPSTTVDKLIKKRSVPQKLPPHGKRPDLLRSEIILPKMDAGVLQVNVPPCAKPTSPSRARRVKTRHRRSGRGSSGDLSAAKHSSAPPSREREPTLPSAPTPAPPLTETDPGTAAGEGQLEPPPLKLSSSSPDLLCSTRRVENGVSGAVATEALGGETAGGAGVGLDETPPRSDTASEDAASLPFSSSPDSPCCGRSGAVGRAHAEEREEGIGAIRLPRGSSGSHLTPSAILYRAAITRKQRRGVSSEEEEGEVDSEVELPRRRRPTSITKCQSVSTFSSENLSVSEGEEGHTTDHSHSGTPDVVSTNTDERLDDRSDDLISQGSEIPADITEPTLSERAAAALELERANFDLEQNILETRALCEDSDCDSAELDQSGSGEPSRPPSAGGWGQAPQN